A window from Gottschalkiaceae bacterium SANA encodes these proteins:
- a CDS encoding sugar isomerase domain-containing protein, giving the protein MANFTYMKHAIALLEKIDQEQGEQMKLAAEWVADNIREDRMIHVFGTGHSHMIGIEMFVRAGGLANVNAMLDPDVLTSNGARRSGALEKLPGLADILYDQYDIRSGDIMIIISNSGRNAMPIEMAMRAQKEGLKVIALTNLKQSEQITSRHPSGKRLFECADLVIDSCVPFGDAMMEVGGVPTAPGSTISGVATINVIVNEAMMALAAEGHSLPVFASQNVDGFNNDALYEKYVGRVKHI; this is encoded by the coding sequence ATGGCAAATTTTACTTATATGAAACATGCAATTGCATTGTTAGAAAAAATTGATCAAGAACAAGGTGAACAGATGAAATTGGCAGCAGAGTGGGTTGCGGACAATATTCGGGAAGATCGGATGATTCACGTATTTGGAACGGGACATTCACATATGATTGGGATTGAAATGTTTGTTCGTGCCGGAGGTTTAGCCAATGTTAATGCCATGTTGGATCCGGATGTATTGACATCAAATGGGGCAAGACGAAGTGGCGCTCTTGAGAAATTACCAGGTCTAGCGGATATTCTCTATGACCAATATGATATTCGTTCGGGTGATATTATGATTATTATTTCAAACTCTGGTAGAAACGCGATGCCGATTGAAATGGCTATGCGTGCACAGAAAGAGGGATTGAAGGTAATTGCTTTGACAAATTTGAAGCAATCCGAGCAAATTACGAGCCGCCATCCAAGTGGAAAGCGATTATTTGAATGTGCAGATCTTGTGATTGATTCTTGTGTGCCGTTTGGCGATGCGATGATGGAGGTCGGTGGAGTGCCTACTGCACCAGGTTCAACGATTTCTGGGGTAGCAACCATTAATGTGATTGTTAATGAAGCGATGATGGCTTTGGCGGCAGAGGGTCATTCACTTCCGGTATTTGCCAGCCAAAATGTTGATGGCTTTAATAATGATGCGCTCTATGAGAAGTATGTAGGACGCGTGAAACATATCTAG
- a CDS encoding hypothetical protein (frameshifted, insertion/deletion at around 3474700), whose amino-acid sequence MVGIILASHGGMAKGMLESAQMIMGEQEQIQALALNPQDDPLLLAEKMREVAKKVDTGDGVILMVDLMGGSPSNASAYLAKEGVPVITGMSLPMLLELLGMRFEFSESLIEHVMEAGKSGIMDIRTILGVK is encoded by the coding sequence ATGGTAGGAATTATTTTAGCAAGCCATGGTGGAATGGCAAAGGGAATGTTGGAGTCCGCTCAAATGATTATGGGAGAACAAGAACAAATCCAAGCTCTTGCTTTAAATCCGCAGGATGATCCGCTATTATTAGCGGAAAAAATGAGAGAAGTTGCAAAAAAGGTTGATACTGGAGACGGGGTTATCTTAATGGTTGATTTAATGGGGGGCTCTCCTTCTAATGCGTCCGCGTATTTGGCAAAAGAGGGTGTTCCAGTAATTACGGGAATGAGCCTACCGATGCTTCTAGAATTATTGGGCATGCGATTCGAATTTTCGGAATCTTTAATTGAGCATGTTATGGAAGCAGGGAAAAGTGGTATTATGGATATAAGAACAATTTTGGGGGTGAAATAA
- the manZ gene encoding PTS mannose transporter subunit IID: protein MSNERKLDQATLRKMALRHNISLQWSWNYERMQALGFAYSLIPAFEKLYDTNEERVAAVQRHMQFYNTHPSMSAIVFGAATALEESYATDAAESIKIGLMGPLAGIGDTLQSVLMRPIIGVIAAGLAAEGSVFGPILMFIAQFFWFAIRFPLFNWGYKKSIGLIGEMVGEGIINKVTEIATILGLVVIGGFVPSIMARVKTPLAYTKAFEGGEKVIAMQDVLDGILPYMIPLLLVGFSYWLLTSKKFSPLKTLLALIVVAFVGSIVGVL from the coding sequence ATGTCTAATGAGAGAAAGCTAGATCAAGCGACCCTGAGAAAGATGGCTTTGCGCCATAATATTTCACTTCAATGGTCATGGAACTATGAACGTATGCAAGCCTTGGGATTCGCATATTCTTTGATCCCGGCATTTGAGAAATTGTATGATACAAATGAAGAGCGAGTTGCAGCTGTTCAACGTCATATGCAATTCTACAATACACATCCATCTATGTCTGCAATCGTTTTTGGTGCGGCAACGGCCTTAGAGGAAAGCTATGCAACAGACGCAGCCGAAAGCATTAAAATCGGCTTAATGGGACCTCTTGCTGGTATCGGTGATACCCTTCAATCTGTATTGATGCGACCAATCATCGGTGTAATTGCAGCCGGATTGGCAGCTGAGGGAAGTGTTTTTGGTCCAATTTTAATGTTTATCGCACAATTCTTCTGGTTCGCTATTCGATTCCCATTATTTAATTGGGGATATAAGAAGTCGATTGGCTTAATTGGTGAAATGGTTGGCGAAGGCATCATTAACAAGGTGACTGAAATTGCAACAATTTTGGGTCTTGTTGTTATCGGTGGATTTGTTCCATCAATTATGGCAAGAGTGAAGACGCCTTTGGCTTACACAAAAGCATTTGAAGGTGGCGAAAAGGTCATCGCGATGCAAGATGTACTGGATGGAATCCTACCTTATATGATTCCGTTGCTGCTCGTTGGTTTCAGTTACTGGTTACTCACAAGCAAAAAATTCTCTCCTTTGAAAACATTGCTTGCATTGATCGTTGTCGCATTTGTCGGCTCGATAGTTGGAGTGCTGTAA
- a CDS encoding dihydroorotate dehydrogenase electron transfer subunit, whose product MGVDGTAGNVLSIQEVGEAIVHLTVATETRPNPGQFYLLRAWQEAPLLGRPISVFDYSEGKVEFVFKIVGKGTEILAKLKVNDKLQLQGPFGNGFPEVEGKILLIGGGLGNAPLHATAKVLKAKGQEVDLRLGFAEKIYLEKEFNQAATNTQFVVGGLVTNGLNIRDYDAVLTCGPHPMMEAVVKMAHQAGIPSYVSIEKRMACGIGACLVCTCKTKSGNKKTCKDGPVFEGEEIFYEDEDKIS is encoded by the coding sequence ATGGGTGTAGACGGGACGGCAGGAAATGTCCTATCGATTCAAGAGGTGGGTGAAGCAATCGTCCATTTGACGGTTGCGACAGAAACAAGGCCAAACCCCGGACAATTCTACTTGCTGCGAGCATGGCAGGAAGCGCCGCTTTTGGGCAGGCCTATCAGTGTATTTGATTATAGTGAAGGAAAGGTTGAATTTGTCTTCAAGATTGTTGGAAAAGGGACAGAGATTTTAGCGAAACTAAAGGTGAACGACAAACTCCAGCTTCAGGGTCCTTTCGGGAATGGATTCCCGGAAGTAGAAGGGAAGATCTTGTTGATTGGTGGAGGCCTTGGCAATGCACCGCTCCACGCAACGGCAAAAGTCTTAAAGGCAAAAGGACAAGAGGTTGATTTGCGATTGGGTTTTGCAGAAAAAATCTATTTGGAAAAAGAATTCAATCAAGCCGCTACCAATACGCAATTTGTGGTTGGGGGTCTTGTGACGAACGGATTAAATATCAGAGATTATGATGCAGTTCTTACCTGTGGCCCCCATCCCATGATGGAAGCCGTGGTTAAGATGGCGCACCAAGCGGGAATTCCAAGCTATGTTTCCATAGAAAAGCGAATGGCATGTGGTATTGGCGCTTGTCTGGTCTGTACCTGCAAAACGAAAAGTGGCAACAAAAAGACCTGCAAGGATGGTCCAGTATTTGAAGGGGAGGAAATTTTTTATGAAGACGAAGATAAAATTTCTTGA
- a CDS encoding aspartate carbamoyltransferase regulatory subunit encodes MINVSKLKKGLVIDHIAAGSGYRIFRQLKLDELNDVVILMRNVPSQKMGKKDVIKIENHINLDLEVLGLIDPHATINVIDNGNRTKKIRLALPKRVEGILKCKNPRCITQYEKVDAPVFYLANEENKTYRCSYCDSPTQFVEGDLG; translated from the coding sequence ATGATTAATGTATCGAAGCTCAAAAAAGGATTGGTCATCGATCATATTGCAGCCGGCAGCGGTTATCGAATCTTTCGACAGCTGAAGCTCGATGAACTAAATGACGTGGTTATTCTTATGCGAAATGTGCCCAGTCAAAAAATGGGCAAGAAAGATGTGATTAAAATCGAGAATCACATTAACTTGGACCTGGAAGTCTTGGGGTTGATTGATCCTCATGCGACGATCAATGTGATCGACAATGGAAATCGAACAAAGAAGATTCGCCTAGCCTTGCCCAAACGCGTAGAGGGCATTCTAAAATGCAAAAACCCCCGATGTATTACCCAATACGAAAAGGTGGATGCGCCAGTATTTTATCTGGCAAACGAAGAGAATAAAACATACCGATGCAGTTACTGCGATTCTCCAACGCAATTTGTGGAAGGAGATTTGGGATGA
- a CDS encoding sugar isomerase domain-containing protein: MKLSGEVFFRASEERVEKLVTSQWDAIIETGKELARVIEEDGVIHIFGTGHSECFAMELVFRAGGLVPMHRMSIQDLALRGKLDPEKLKDPMIERTPEIAHQLWDLYRVEPKDAFILVSNSGINPTIMELATIIKAKGHRLIVVTSMEHSQAQESRHESGKKLYEMTPWVIDNCGPEGDALIEVGNGIKVCSISSITGAYIAQMLTAEIFKDLKQTGSTPPILISANVNGADVHNDQVCARYDGRWNA, translated from the coding sequence ATGAAACTGTCAGGAGAAGTGTTTTTTCGTGCATCGGAAGAACGGGTAGAAAAGCTAGTCACATCGCAGTGGGATGCAATCATTGAAACGGGGAAAGAACTTGCCCGTGTGATTGAAGAGGATGGTGTCATTCATATTTTTGGTACCGGCCATTCTGAGTGTTTTGCCATGGAGCTGGTATTTCGTGCCGGTGGATTGGTTCCCATGCATCGCATGAGTATTCAAGACCTTGCTCTGCGCGGGAAATTGGATCCAGAGAAACTGAAAGACCCGATGATCGAGAGAACACCAGAAATTGCTCATCAATTGTGGGATCTATATCGAGTGGAGCCCAAGGATGCTTTTATTTTGGTTTCGAATTCTGGAATCAATCCGACCATTATGGAACTGGCAACGATCATTAAAGCAAAAGGACATCGCTTAATTGTTGTTACCAGCATGGAGCATAGTCAGGCCCAGGAATCTCGCCATGAAAGCGGTAAGAAGTTGTATGAAATGACACCTTGGGTGATCGACAATTGCGGACCCGAAGGGGATGCATTGATCGAAGTTGGTAATGGGATAAAAGTTTGTTCAATTTCCTCGATTACAGGTGCGTATATTGCGCAGATGCTGACAGCTGAAATTTTTAAAGACTTGAAGCAGACGGGCTCTACGCCACCGATTTTAATCAGTGCCAATGTGAACGGGGCGGATGTCCACAATGATCAAGTTTGCGCCCGATATGACGGTCGCTGGAACGCCTAG
- a CDS encoding GntR family transcriptional regulator, translated as MRKVQKENPIPLYYQLKDIILEMIDNMELQAGDPIPPERELCEIHGISRMTARKAIDVLVNEGVIYREQGRGSFVAEPKINQPISKLVGFTEDNKSRGKRTETRLLDFEVKPATKIYAQRLQIPEGSLIIKARRLRTSDGEPISIESIHVPKALFPDLTGEMIDNKSFYTLVEKQYGFTLAYAKQTIEPLIINDYDSELLNQEEKALGLLFRRTTFVKSGKIIEYTKTVYRSDRYRYEITLDR; from the coding sequence ATGCGAAAGGTACAGAAAGAAAACCCGATCCCCTTATACTATCAATTGAAGGATATAATCTTGGAAATGATTGACAACATGGAGCTTCAGGCAGGAGATCCAATTCCACCGGAACGGGAATTGTGCGAGATCCATGGGATCAGTCGAATGACAGCGAGGAAGGCCATCGATGTGTTGGTTAACGAAGGTGTCATTTATCGAGAACAGGGAAGGGGTTCTTTTGTCGCGGAGCCAAAGATCAATCAGCCAATTTCGAAACTCGTTGGATTTACGGAAGACAACAAGAGTCGTGGCAAGCGGACGGAAACCAGGCTTCTTGATTTTGAAGTCAAACCCGCCACCAAGATTTACGCACAGCGTCTTCAGATCCCGGAGGGGAGCTTGATTATCAAGGCACGCCGCTTGCGTACATCCGATGGAGAGCCAATTAGCATTGAGAGTATCCATGTTCCCAAGGCGCTCTTTCCGGATTTGACAGGAGAGATGATTGATAACAAGTCGTTCTATACTCTGGTTGAGAAGCAATATGGTTTTACATTGGCTTATGCCAAGCAAACGATAGAACCGTTAATTATCAACGATTATGATTCTGAACTCTTGAATCAGGAAGAGAAGGCTTTGGGATTGTTATTTAGACGGACAACTTTTGTGAAGAGCGGAAAGATTATTGAGTATACCAAGACGGTGTACCGGAGCGATCGGTATCGATACGAAATCACCCTAGATCGATAG
- a CDS encoding PTS sugar transporter subunit IIB has protein sequence MVKHMRIDNRLIHGQVTTTWVGQINADLIMVVNDKVSKDPIQTVMLPMAARGVKTLVLSIEDAIKFIQENEKTKIMIVAKFGTDALALMEAGIRPVEVNMGNQAPLPGTKYEMVTKSIAVTKEDASVYRKIAELNGGSLTTQMMPSNPKQDFVKLMDAKGL, from the coding sequence ATGGTAAAGCATATGAGAATTGACAATCGATTGATTCACGGTCAAGTAACAACAACCTGGGTTGGACAAATTAATGCAGACTTGATTATGGTCGTGAATGATAAGGTATCAAAGGACCCGATCCAAACGGTGATGCTTCCGATGGCGGCTCGAGGTGTAAAAACCTTGGTGCTGAGTATTGAAGATGCTATCAAGTTTATCCAAGAAAATGAAAAGACGAAGATTATGATTGTTGCTAAATTTGGTACAGATGCCTTGGCGTTAATGGAAGCAGGTATTCGACCTGTTGAAGTGAATATGGGCAATCAAGCACCATTGCCGGGAACCAAGTATGAAATGGTAACAAAATCGATTGCAGTCACAAAAGAGGATGCATCTGTTTATCGAAAAATTGCTGAATTGAATGGTGGCTCGTTGACAACTCAAATGATGCCTTCTAATCCCAAGCAGGACTTTGTGAAATTGATGGATGCTAAAGGATTATAG
- the pyrB gene encoding aspartate carbamoyltransferase has translation MIGRHLIEPRDFSVEELEAIFQLAEKIIASPETYADVCKGKLLATLFYEPSTRTRFSFEAAMLRLGGSIIGFDDPNASSAAKGETLSDTIRTICAYADAIVMRHPREGSAKLASESSNKPLINAGDGGHQHPTQTLTDLLTIRQEKGRLENLTIGVCGDLKFGRTIHSLIRAMNRYDGIQFVFISPDELQLPSYVKDEITHASFEETKNMEAVMGQLDILYMSRVQRERFVSEEEYLRLKDIYILDAAKMEKAKPDAMILHPLPRVNEISVEVDQDPRAKYFEQAHYGMIVRMALLMKVLGVIEND, from the coding sequence ATGATTGGCAGACATTTGATAGAACCAAGAGATTTTTCGGTAGAGGAATTGGAGGCAATCTTCCAATTGGCAGAGAAAATAATTGCGTCACCAGAAACCTACGCGGATGTATGCAAAGGGAAATTATTGGCAACGCTGTTTTACGAACCATCCACACGAACTCGCTTTTCTTTTGAAGCAGCCATGTTGCGTTTGGGCGGATCCATTATTGGTTTTGATGATCCCAATGCATCTTCAGCAGCCAAGGGTGAAACCCTGTCGGATACGATTCGAACCATCTGCGCCTATGCAGATGCGATTGTTATGCGACACCCGCGAGAGGGTTCTGCAAAGCTGGCGTCGGAGTCTTCCAACAAGCCATTGATCAATGCCGGTGATGGCGGGCATCAGCATCCAACCCAAACCCTGACGGATCTTTTGACTATTCGACAGGAAAAAGGCAGACTTGAAAACCTGACCATCGGGGTGTGCGGAGACTTGAAATTCGGACGCACCATTCACTCTTTGATCCGCGCCATGAATCGATATGATGGCATTCAATTTGTCTTTATCTCTCCCGATGAGTTGCAATTGCCAAGCTATGTGAAGGATGAAATCACCCATGCAAGTTTTGAAGAAACGAAAAATATGGAAGCCGTCATGGGCCAACTAGATATTCTGTATATGTCACGGGTGCAAAGGGAACGCTTTGTATCGGAAGAAGAGTACCTTCGATTGAAGGATATTTACATTCTTGATGCAGCCAAGATGGAAAAGGCAAAACCGGATGCGATGATTCTTCATCCCCTGCCGCGTGTCAATGAAATCTCGGTAGAGGTTGATCAAGACCCAAGAGCCAAGTATTTTGAACAGGCTCATTATGGAATGATTGTACGAATGGCTTTACTGATGAAAGTCTTGGGGGTGATTGAAAATGATTAA
- a CDS encoding sugar isomerase domain-containing protein: protein MVNAKSFLEAAKKRVNRIEETQMGVIEEAAKLLAERINKGGVIHIYGSGHSACFAMELSCRAGGLVPMHRIVNQDLVLRGAYTHEEFTDGKFERREGVADTFWGLYNIQKEDAFIIVSNSGRNGLILDMTLKAKEMGLPVIAVTSMEHTQSVESRHSCGKRLFELGDLVIDNCGPTGDALLEVEDLPMKVCSISSITGAYIAQALTAEIYQRLVEYDQVPPVLISYNVAGADEHNKKILEAYEGRWNS, encoded by the coding sequence ATGGTGAATGCAAAGAGTTTTCTAGAGGCAGCAAAGAAGCGTGTCAATCGTATTGAAGAGACGCAAATGGGTGTAATCGAAGAAGCAGCGAAATTGCTAGCGGAACGCATCAACAAAGGCGGTGTGATTCATATTTATGGGAGTGGACATTCTGCTTGTTTCGCAATGGAATTGAGCTGCCGAGCTGGTGGATTGGTACCCATGCACCGAATTGTTAACCAAGATCTTGTGCTGAGGGGCGCATATACCCATGAAGAATTTACAGATGGAAAATTTGAAAGAAGAGAAGGAGTGGCAGATACCTTCTGGGGATTGTATAATATACAAAAGGAAGATGCTTTCATTATTGTATCGAATTCAGGTCGAAATGGTTTAATCTTGGATATGACCCTGAAAGCAAAGGAAATGGGACTTCCTGTTATTGCAGTAACCAGCATGGAACATACACAATCAGTTGAGAGTCGACATTCCTGTGGCAAGCGGTTGTTTGAATTGGGCGATCTTGTTATTGATAACTGTGGGCCAACGGGTGATGCGTTATTGGAAGTCGAAGACCTGCCCATGAAGGTTTGTTCGATCTCATCCATTACAGGCGCCTATATTGCTCAAGCTTTGACGGCTGAAATCTATCAACGATTGGTAGAGTATGATCAAGTCCCACCGGTTTTAATCAGTTATAATGTGGCTGGTGCAGATGAACATAACAAAAAAATACTAGAAGCTTATGAAGGTCGTTGGAATTCGTAA
- the pyrF gene encoding orotidine-5'-phosphate decarboxylase, translating into MKMHELAIRSEEKGPVCLGLDVREAYLPEILKNDKGLSREEKIFQFNKEIILHTEEAVACFKVQIACYEALGLEGLRAYARTLEFARERGNIVVADVKRGDIASTAGMYAQGHFSGDFESDIMTVNAYMGEDAITPYFPHIEEQGKGLFALLRTSNPSAVDFQELKTDQGPLYLEVARKIEEWGGRLPRQGNFNAIGAVVGLTAPEAFEEIQAVMPHTFFLVPGYGAQGGTGKDLARVLTKSRCMVVNSSRGLITAHQGVEEGADFAKVIQAKTEAMREEILQWV; encoded by the coding sequence ATGAAAATGCATGAATTAGCCATTAGAAGTGAGGAAAAGGGTCCGGTTTGTTTGGGCCTTGATGTTCGAGAAGCCTATTTGCCTGAGATATTAAAGAATGACAAAGGATTATCGAGAGAAGAAAAAATCTTTCAATTTAATAAAGAAATTATTTTGCATACAGAAGAGGCTGTTGCCTGCTTCAAGGTGCAGATTGCTTGCTATGAAGCCCTTGGTTTAGAAGGACTTAGAGCCTATGCGAGAACCCTTGAATTTGCGAGAGAACGGGGAAATATCGTGGTTGCCGATGTGAAGCGTGGCGATATTGCATCCACTGCGGGCATGTATGCCCAAGGCCATTTTAGTGGAGACTTTGAGTCGGATATTATGACCGTGAATGCTTATATGGGAGAGGATGCGATTACACCATACTTCCCACACATAGAAGAGCAGGGCAAAGGACTTTTTGCCCTTTTGCGGACCTCGAATCCATCGGCGGTTGATTTTCAAGAGTTAAAGACGGATCAAGGACCGCTTTATCTGGAAGTGGCTCGCAAGATTGAAGAATGGGGTGGAAGACTGCCTCGCCAAGGGAATTTCAATGCCATCGGCGCGGTTGTTGGATTAACAGCGCCTGAAGCCTTTGAAGAGATTCAAGCGGTTATGCCTCACACCTTCTTCCTTGTGCCGGGATACGGCGCACAGGGTGGAACAGGGAAAGACTTGGCAAGGGTGTTGACGAAATCCCGCTGTATGGTGGTCAATTCTTCCAGAGGACTCATTACCGCCCATCAGGGTGTGGAAGAGGGCGCTGATTTTGCCAAGGTGATTCAAGCCAAGACAGAAGCCATGCGAGAGGAGATCTTGCAATGGGTGTAG
- a CDS encoding neutral/alkaline non-lysosomal ceramidase N-terminal domain-containing protein, producing the protein MLEFGFSKSCITPQLPISLGGYADRQGEARGVHDDLFVRASYLKADGKQCILLAFDLLMMDDAYYQPMQKEIAQALQMKLENVLLATTHTHSAPLFIEQDTFGKVSDDYFQQVKEAALATASAACAQKQAVKTGWSQTKFSGVGRSRRSGDHEGDVVLTLLSFVDLEDKPLATIINYNCHPTVLSAENLEISAEYPGAAIRILEKSKPGEFLFVNGAAGDVSTRFVRKEQSFNEMERLGKLLADQVSEALEDMDYHQEKSFSIFTREINPKVRELPSVDTLNQMIEEASDKEEKLKQKGAEPSQLRLVHTQLQGAYVQKMLSQVLNELDHTVRVAAINIGKGSLIFVNGEWFSGPAAGLMKESPYAITGIVGYTNGIVGYFPDRQAFEEGGYEALSCRFAPGIAERVEEEGRILLEMCSTLSE; encoded by the coding sequence ATGCTCGAATTTGGATTTTCAAAATCATGCATCACACCCCAACTACCAATATCTTTAGGCGGCTATGCCGACCGTCAAGGAGAGGCAAGGGGTGTGCACGATGATCTATTTGTGCGGGCATCTTATCTGAAAGCTGATGGCAAGCAATGCATATTGCTTGCCTTTGACTTGTTAATGATGGATGATGCCTATTATCAGCCTATGCAAAAGGAAATTGCTCAAGCCTTGCAAATGAAACTTGAGAATGTTTTACTGGCAACTACACATACACATTCTGCTCCCCTTTTTATTGAACAAGATACCTTCGGGAAGGTGAGTGACGATTATTTTCAGCAGGTGAAAGAGGCAGCCCTTGCAACAGCTAGTGCGGCTTGTGCACAAAAGCAAGCCGTTAAGACTGGTTGGAGTCAGACAAAATTTTCAGGTGTTGGTAGAAGTCGGCGAAGTGGAGATCACGAAGGTGATGTTGTATTGACCCTTTTGTCTTTTGTTGATCTTGAAGATAAGCCTCTTGCAACGATTATCAATTACAACTGCCATCCGACGGTACTCTCTGCAGAAAATCTAGAAATATCGGCGGAATATCCAGGTGCTGCGATTCGTATTTTGGAAAAATCGAAGCCTGGAGAGTTTCTCTTTGTTAATGGTGCGGCCGGTGATGTCAGCACGCGGTTTGTTCGAAAAGAACAAAGCTTTAATGAGATGGAGCGATTGGGGAAATTATTGGCAGATCAGGTGAGTGAAGCATTAGAAGACATGGACTATCATCAGGAAAAATCGTTCTCGATTTTTACCCGGGAAATAAATCCAAAAGTAAGGGAGCTTCCATCGGTGGATACCTTGAATCAGATGATTGAAGAAGCATCTGATAAAGAAGAGAAACTGAAGCAAAAGGGTGCTGAACCTTCGCAATTGCGTCTTGTGCACACGCAGCTTCAAGGTGCATATGTTCAAAAAATGCTTAGCCAAGTACTGAATGAGCTGGATCATACGGTAAGAGTGGCTGCCATCAATATTGGTAAGGGTTCCTTGATCTTTGTTAATGGGGAATGGTTTTCTGGACCGGCAGCTGGACTAATGAAAGAGTCGCCTTACGCGATCACGGGGATTGTGGGATATACCAATGGAATCGTGGGGTATTTTCCTGATCGACAGGCCTTTGAAGAGGGTGGATATGAAGCCTTATCATGTCGATTTGCTCCAGGAATTGCAGAAAGGGTAGAAGAAGAAGGACGTATTTTGTTGGAAATGTGTAGCACTTTATCGGAGTAG
- a CDS encoding dihydroorotase, with translation MKKYINLHLVDANVDSFGDLWVNEEGKIEKIVLRSSIRKESEEGDFDGWGLTCMPSFIDLHGHFREPGQERKETIQSGIQSAAKGGFGLVVAMANTTPICDEAELIQANQEKARRLGQAEYLQVSALTIGFGESPVDYTAIRPLTRLFSNDGKPIDRPSVMVKALEDSLKHDFLLMVHQEPEEEMIRRDLLLAEAVGGNLHICHVSTKESVDLIRSAKKRGVKVTCEVTPHHLYCANETYRVNPPFGTEVDRQALMDGLKDGSIDCVATDHAPHTEEDKAAGSPGITGYDAAFSLVRTALPDASLCEISKWMSANPAAILGADRRNAEGRLEVGKEANFVFLRPDQPRILNTFYSKSDNTPFVGDKVLGVIEQTIRKGERIDENA, from the coding sequence ATGAAGAAATATATAAATTTGCATCTTGTGGATGCAAATGTAGACTCATTTGGAGACTTGTGGGTTAACGAAGAAGGAAAAATCGAAAAAATTGTGCTCCGCTCATCCATTAGAAAGGAGAGTGAAGAAGGGGATTTTGATGGATGGGGACTTACCTGCATGCCATCCTTTATCGATCTTCACGGTCATTTTCGAGAGCCGGGACAGGAACGAAAAGAAACCATACAATCCGGCATTCAATCCGCTGCAAAGGGCGGTTTCGGTCTGGTGGTTGCCATGGCCAATACGACGCCGATTTGCGATGAGGCGGAACTGATTCAGGCCAACCAGGAAAAGGCACGGAGGCTTGGGCAAGCAGAATACCTGCAGGTTTCAGCTCTTACAATCGGATTCGGAGAAAGTCCGGTAGACTATACTGCGATTCGCCCACTGACTCGACTCTTTTCCAATGATGGCAAACCCATTGATCGCCCAAGTGTTATGGTCAAAGCCTTGGAGGACTCACTAAAGCATGATTTTTTACTCATGGTTCATCAGGAACCGGAAGAGGAAATGATCCGTCGAGATCTTTTGTTGGCTGAGGCGGTTGGCGGCAATCTTCATATTTGTCATGTCAGTACAAAAGAGTCGGTTGATCTGATTCGATCGGCGAAAAAAAGAGGAGTGAAAGTGACCTGCGAGGTAACACCTCATCATTTATACTGCGCCAACGAAACATATCGGGTGAATCCGCCCTTTGGCACTGAAGTAGATCGACAGGCCTTGATGGATGGTTTGAAAGACGGTAGCATCGATTGTGTCGCGACAGATCATGCGCCGCACACGGAAGAAGACAAGGCTGCGGGATCACCGGGAATTACTGGCTATGATGCAGCATTCTCACTGGTTAGAACGGCGCTACCGGATGCATCCTTATGCGAGATCAGCAAATGGATGAGCGCGAATCCTGCTGCAATCTTGGGCGCTGACAGAAGAAATGCTGAAGGAAGGCTGGAAGTTGGTAAGGAAGCGAATTTCGTGTTTCTACGTCCAGACCAGCCACGGATCCTAAATACATTCTATTCAAAATCAGATAATACGCCTTTTGTAGGCGATAAGGTCTTGGGTGTGATCGAGCAAACGATCCGGAAGGGAGAACGAATTGATGAAAATGCATGA